CTGGCTGCATTGGGCTGGATACGGGCGCTCCACGGAGGTTGGCCGAAAACAGGGCTCCCCGAAGCGGTCAGCCTTTGCCCGTCCGCCGGATCTTGGACCAGGAGCGCGGGAGATAGTGTGGGGTGGGGGCATGTTTGCGCATCACCAGCAGACGGTGGCGCACATCATCCGGCAGGCAGACCTCCACCGTGCGCTCCACCCGCGCACCCATCTGGCCGATCACAGGGCGCGCTGGAGGCAGCTCCTCGTCTAGGCGTGGGCCTTTCATCGCCACCCCCATCCCGCTCACTTTCACCATCCCCAGGCATAGTTCAGCACTGACGCGCAGGTCGCCCAGACCGCGCCAGACCGCGACATCGAAGCTTTCCCGGAAGGCAGGCTCGTGCGCCAATGTCTCCGCCCGGCCCGTCACTGCCTTGCAGTTGTCGAGCGCAAGCTCCCGGCAGGCATCATTCAGGAAGCGGGTCTTCTTCTGAGTGGCGTCCAGTAGGATGACCTCCAGATCCGGACGGACGATCGCAAGCGGCACCCCGGGAAATCCTCCGCCGGTGCCGA
The sequence above is drawn from the Armatimonadota bacterium genome and encodes:
- the rsmG gene encoding ribosomal RNA small subunit methyltransferase G, translated to MSSLPSGTTGTPQDFAEAFGPELRGALDALGLELAPETWDLLERFALLVLDANARMNLTSVTDPRGMAIKHFADSLSLLRLALPERASVVDVGTGGGFPGVPLAIVRPDLEVILLDATQKKTRFLNDACRELALDNCKAVTGRAETLAHEPAFRESFDVAVWRGLGDLRVSAELCLGMVKVSGMGVAMKGPRLDEELPPARPVIGQMGARVERTVEVCLPDDVRHRLLVMRKHAPTPHYLPRSWSKIRRTGKG